One part of the Rutidosis leptorrhynchoides isolate AG116_Rl617_1_P2 chromosome 1, CSIRO_AGI_Rlap_v1, whole genome shotgun sequence genome encodes these proteins:
- the LOC139876384 gene encoding protein ALP1-like: MQMGPIRGNKRKIKLEIENGLASESSEEPSIDWWHEFSRKISGLVSPSKGVDQFETFFKVSRKTFNYICSLVNEPMMTKATNFSFLNGQFLSLNDQVALALRRLSSGDSLHGVANFFGTNHSTVSQVTWRFVEAIEERGLHHLQWPSTEHEISQIKSKFENVRGLPNCCGAIDTTHIMMLLSATDRTSDVWLDRKDNHSMMLQVIVDPDMRFRDVVTGWPGKMDDASVLQKSNFYHLSEKGERLNGKKLKLSEGTNVQEYIVGDSGFPLLPWLITPYQGQTRDLPETKSEFNKRHFATRLVAQMALARLKDVWRVIQGVMWRPDKNRLPRVILACCILHNIVIDMEDDVFDDDLPLTSRQHDLGYHHEVCDVADKNASIARDKLALYLSGRLLS; this comes from the exons ATGCAAATGGGTCCTATAAGGGGAAACAAAAGGAAAATAAAACTAGAGATTGAAAATGGGTTGGCTTCTGAGTCTTCTGAAGAGCCTTCTATTGATTGGTGGCATGAATTTTCAAGGAAGATTTCTG GTTTGGTATCACCATCAAAAGGTGTAGACCAATTTGAGACATTTTTTAAGGTTTCAAGAAAAACATTCAACTACATATGCTCACTCGTAAACGAGCCAATGATGACCAAAGCAACCAACTTTTCGTTCTTGAACGGTCAATTCTTGTCTTTAAATGATCAAGTAGCTTTAGCTTTAAGAAGGTTGAGCTCTGGTGACTCATTGCATGGTGTAGCCAACTTTTTTGGTACAAACCACTCAACTGTCTCTCAGGTGACCTGGCGGTTTGTTGAGGCGATAGAAGAACGTGGGCTCCACCATCTTCAATGGCCGTCAACAGAACACGAGATTTCACAGATAAAATCCAAATTTGAAAATGTCAGAGGCCTTCCAAATTGTTGTGGCGCAATTGATACCACACACATTATGATGTTGTTGTCAGCGACTGACAGGACAAGCGATGTTTGGCTTGATCGTAAGGACAATCACAGTATGATGTTGCAG GTGATCGTGGATCCCGACATGAGATTCCGTGACGTAGTAACAGGATGGCCGGGGAAAATGGACGATGCATCGGTGCTTCAAAAATCGAATTTTTACCATCTATCAGAAAAAGGCGAGAGACTAAACGGGAAAAAACTGAAGCTTTCAGAAGGAACCAATGTTCAAGAATACATCGTTGGAGACTCGGGTTTTCCTCTTCTACCATGGCTCATAACTCCATACCAAGGTCAAACTCGTGACCTGCCCGAAACAAAATCCGAATTCAACAAACGCCATTTTGCAACACGGTTAGTTGCACAAATGGCGTTGGCCCGCTTGAAAGATGTATGGAGGGTGATTCAAGGAGTGATGTGGCGACCCGACAAGAATAGGTTACCGAGAGTTATTCTCGCGTGTTGTATCCTTCATAATATTGTGATTGACATGGAAGACGACGTGTTTGATGATGACTTGCCTTTGACTAGTCGTCAACATGACTTGGGTTATCATCATGAAGTTTGTGACGTGGCGGATAAAAATGCGTCCATCGCTAGAGATAAGTTGGCTCTTTACTTGTCCGGAAGATTGCTTTCTTGA
- the LOC139886639 gene encoding ABC transporter B family member 20-like produces MSFFDTYRNNGGIVNQVLTDVQVIQCALGEKVGYCVRNIAICLGGLVIAFFSCWQIAFVALATGPLIVAAGGVSNLYLHNFELSLQDAYVHTASIAEEALSNIRTLYAFTNEAWAKHCYASSLHDTLKYGITVSLVQGLGVGSTYGLGMCSCALQLWVGRLLVTSGKATGADIITAIFAVVLSGVGSSQVSTNLNSFEQGRIAAYRLYGVIRRTGPADDKSDGSTLLSVKGTIEFRSVYFSYPSCPVVPILSGFYLTVPAKTTVALVGRSGSGKSSLIPLMERHYDPNMGEILLDGVNIKTLKLEWVRHQIGLVTQDPALACLSIADNISYGRSGITLDQIEEAAKKAHVHSFISSLEKGYQTQVGRRGFALTDEQKIRISIARAVLSDPKILLLDEVTNRLDLEAETAVLGTLRMITLGRSTIMIARKLSLVKDADVIAVMEGGQCVEMGTHDELIETCGLYSELFRCEEVVKLPERQPSRNETSGDNSSIGERINSDVTQLKEENNIKYQKSISLRRLVKLSLPDWLYAILGSIGASIFGSFRPILAYVVGLILTAYYRTDESHFDVDKWCLIIACMAIVVLVATVLQYFYFGIMGEKMTERIRRMMFSAMVQSEVGWFDKDENSSDNLLMHLATDATYARAVFSNLLCTLVQDFCAVFVAVVIGFSLEWRLALVALVTIPFLTVSALAQRTWLSGFSKSIEELHKKASMVLEDAERNISTVIAYSAANEASRLYTLYLKQVYKRTFLHGISVGFVFGFSRFLLFACNAVLLWYTAVSVRNGYINLPTALREYIVFTFATFALVEPFGITPAIHKRWKNLERVFNIIDHVPEIDVNDPTALEPVSAYGTIEFKNVNFCYQRNLEIMVLRDFSVKIDGGHTVGVVGVSGSGKSTILSLILRFYDPVSGQILLDGKDLKHFNLRWLRSQLGFVQQEPVLFSTTIRENIVYARHNASETEIKEAARIANAHQFISSLPKGYETQVGPGGLELTPGQKLRIAIARVVLKNAPILLLDEAESSIEPESRRVVQEALDTLLIGSKTTILVARKASMMRRVDKILVVNGGQIVEQGTHDSLVAMEDGVYAKLTQPHFVKGLKPHFLRSTRWFDVSNTFDI; encoded by the exons ATGAGCTTTTTTGATACCTATAGAAACAATGGTGGTATTGTAAACCAAGTCTTGACCGATGTTCAGGTTATTCAATGTGCCCTTGGCGAAAAG GTTGGATATTGTGTGCGCAACATTGCTATATGTTTAGGAGGGCTTGTTATTGCATTTTTTAGTTGCTGGCAGATTGCATTTGTAGCATTGGCAACAGGTCCATTAATTGTTGCTGCAGGTGGTGTTTCAAATTTATATCTCCATAACTTTGAACTTAGCCTTCAAGATGCTTATGTTCATACTGCCAGCATAGCTGAAGAG GCGCTGTCAAACATTAGGACCCTATATGCATTTACAAACGAAGCATGGGCCAAGCATTGTTACGCATCGTCTCTTCACGATACACTAAAATATGGTATCACAGTAAGTCTTGTTCAAGGACTTGGAGTTGGATCCACGTATGGACTCGGGATGTGTTCTTGTGCTTTGCAACTTTGGGTCGGAAGATTATTAGTTACAAGTGGAAAAGCAACTGGTGCTGACATCATCACTGCTATTTTCGCTGTAGTATTAAGTGGCGT TGGGTCGAGTCAGGTGTCAACAAACCTGAATTCATTTGAACAAGGTCGTATAGCTGCGTACAGGCTCTATGGGGTTATAAGACGAACGGGTCCCGCCGATGATAAATCAGATGGGAGTACTTTATTATCTGTCAAAGGAACGATTGAGTTTCGCAGTGTTTATTTTAGTTATCCCTCGTGTCCTGTGGTTCCTATTTTAAGTGGATTTTACCTTACTGTCCCTGCAAAAACAACTGTGGCACTTGTGGGAAGAAGTGGATCGGGAAAAAGTAGCTTAATTCCCCTTATGGAACGCCATTATGATCCTAACATGG GAGAAATTCTTTTAGATGGAGTGAACATTAAAACCCTGAAGTTAGAATGGGTCAGACACCAAATAGGCCTTGTAACACAGGATCCAGCTCTAGCATGTTTAAGTATAGCAGACAACATTTCTTATGGACGCTCGGGCATCACTTTAGATCAGATCGAGGAGGCTGCTAAAAAGGCGCATGTACATTCATTTATAAGCTCCCTTGAAAAGGGATACCAGACTCAG GTTGGCAGAAGAGGTTTTGCATTGACAGATGAACAGAAGATAAGAATTTCTATTGCTAGAGCCGTTCTTTCGGATCCTAAGATTCTGTTGCTTGATGAAGTTACAAACAGGCTTGATTTAGAAGCAGAAACTGCTGTTTTAGGGACCCTGCGTATGATTACGCTTGGGAGATCTACTATAATGATTGCTCGGAAATTAAGCCTTGTGAAAGATGCTGATGTCATTGCTGTGATGGAGGGTGGTCAATGTGTCGAAATGGGTACACATGATGAACTGATTGAGACCTGTGGTCTTTATTCGGAGCTTTTTAGATGTGAAGAAGTTGTGAAACTTCCCGAAAG GCAACCAAGTAGGAATGAAACATCGGGTGATAATTCGTCGATAGGGGAAAGAATCAATAGTGATGTGACTCAGTTAAAAGAGGAAAACAACATTAAATATCAGAAGTCAATATCTTTAAGGAGACTAGTGAAGCTAAGTTTACCAGATTGGTTGTATGCTATTTTAGGAAGTATCGGGGCCTCAATATTTGGATCATTTAGACCAATCCTTGCGTATGTTGTTGGGCTGATACTGACCGCATACTATAGAACTGATGAAAGTCATTTTGATGTTGACAAATGGTGTTTGATAATTGCGTGTATGGCTATTGTTGTTTTAGTCGCCACCGTGTTGCAGTACTTCTACTTTGGAATCATGGGAGAAAAAATGACAGAGAGAATCAGAAGAATGATGTTTTCAG CCATGGTGCAGAGTGAAGTAGGATGGTTTGATAAAGATGAAAATAGTAGTGACAACTTGCTGATGCATTTGGCAACTGATGCAACATATGCGCGTGCTGTTTTCAGCAACCTTCTCTGTACTCTTGTCCAGGACTTTTGTGCTGTTTTTGTTGCAGTAGTTATTGGGTTCTCTCTTGAATGGAGGTTGGCATTGGTGGCGTTGGTTACCATACCATTTCTGACAGTCTCTGCACTTGCACAG AGAACTTGGCTATCTGGTTTCTCAAAGTCCATTGAGGAGCTTCATAAGAAAGCGTCAATGGTTTTGGAAGATGCGGAACGAAACATATCTACAGTCATCGCATATTCTGCTGCCAACGAGGCTTCAAGACTCTATACTTTATACCTAAAACAAGTCTACAAACGAACGTTCCTTCATGGGATATCAGTTGGATTCGTCTTCGGCTTTTCAAGATTTCTCCTTTTTGCGTGTAACGCTGTTCTACTTTGGTATACTGCAGTTTCAGTCAGAAACGGTTATATTAACCTACCAACAGCCCTTAGAGAATACATTGTCTTCACTTTTGCAACTTTTGCGCTGGTGGAACCGTTTGGGATCACGCCTGCAATACACAAAAGATGGAAAAACCTCGAGAGGGTTTTCAATATTATCGATCATGTTCCCGAAATTGACGTTAATGATCCTACTGCACTTGAACCCGTTAGTGCATATGGAACTATCGAGTTTAAAAATGTAAACTTTTGTTACCAAAGAAATCTAGAAATCATGGTGTTGCGAGATTTTAGCGTTAAAATCGACGGTGGACACACAGTTGGGGTGGTGGGCGTTTCGGGATCGGGAAAAAGCACGATACTTTCTTTAATATTACGATTCTATGATCCGGTTTCTGGGCAGATACTTTTAGATGGAAAAGATCTGAAACATTTTAATCTAAGATGGTTAAGAAGTCAGCTCGGTTTTGTCCAACAAGAACCTGTACTATTCTCAACCACGATTAGAGAAAACATCGTTTACGCACGACATAATGCAAGTGAAACGGAGATTAAAGAAGCAGCACGAATCGCAAACGCCCACCAATTTATTAGTAGTTTGCCTAAAGGGTATGAGACGCAAGTGGGACCCGGTGGATTGGAACTAACACCTGGACAGAAACTTAGGATAGCGATTGCTCGTGTGGTGCTTAAAAACGCGCCAATTTTGTTGCTTGATGAAGCAGAGAGTAGCATTGAACCAGAGTCCAGACGTGTTGTACAAGAAGCTCTTGATACACTTTTAATTGGAAGTAAAACAACGATTTTAGTTGCACGAAAAGCATCGATGATGAGAAGAGTTGATAAAATTTTGGTAGTCAATGGAGGTCAAATTGTGGAACAAGGGACTCATGATTCTCTTGTAGCAATGGAAGATGGTGTTTATGCGAAATTGACACAACCTCATTTTGTAAAAGGACTGAAGCCTCATTTCCTTCGTTCTACACG ATGGTTTGATGTTAGCAATACATTTGACATCTAA
- the LOC139841563 gene encoding ABC transporter B family member 6-like, which translates to MFEFGLTPQQVAGPLTPVSENSDVPETPISYFNSTTSRRTFREEYESIEDEEGVITSSAVPITELFKYADVFDWILMAVGSLSGVVHGGSVAVYIHLFGKIIHLLNFRSNADQLFDHFSQYAVYIIIVGLAVFASGWIGLVLESCRRKTNGFN; encoded by the exons ATGTTTGAATTTGGTTTGACACCGCAGCAAGTTGCGGGCCCACTGACGCCGGTGTCCGAGAATTCCGATGTTCCGGAGACGCCGATATCGTACTTTAACTCAACCACCAGTCGCCGAACTTTTAGAGAGGAATATGAATCAATTGAAGATGAGGAGGGAGTGATTACGTCATCTGCTGTTCCGATTACGGAGTTGTTTAAATATGCTGACGTGTTTGATTGGATACTTATGGCGGTTGGATCATTGAGTGGTGTTGTTCATGGTGGTTCTGTTgcagtatatatacatttatttggaAAGATTATTCACTTGTTGAATTTCCGTAGTAATGCAGATCAACTGTTTGATCATTTTTCTCAG TATgctgtgtatattattattgtaggTTTAGCAGTTTTTGCTTCTGGGTGGATTG GTTTGGTGTTGGAGTCTTGCCGCAGAAAGACAAACGGCTTTAATTAG
- the LOC139841571 gene encoding LOW QUALITY PROTEIN: putative respiratory burst oxidase homolog protein H (The sequence of the model RefSeq protein was modified relative to this genomic sequence to represent the inferred CDS: substituted 2 bases at 2 genomic stop codons), translating into MKGADLESVEIDPMDGSSARNNARTTSIHQKNSMDNNDEKSIANMKNRASKRVPGMKDDGHKPGGLLPMLSRTSSKTTSIRKRAVPPSSGGPPKIDRTTSSAAKGLNSLRFLDRTVTGKETDAWRAIEGRFNQFSVDGKLPRDKFGICVGMRDSIEFAGELYDAMARRRNIDAEGGITKEQVREFWEEMTKKDLDARLGIFFDMCDKNGDGILSEEEVKEVLIISASANKLSNFKNQAGTYAALIMDELDPDHRGYIEMWQLETLLTGMVLKNNGDQSSSTAKNTKKNQDTTNLAMSMIPQMYRNPVSRCINEGFEFVQDNWKRLWVVTVFILVNVLLFAWKFRQYSLLPTFQVMGYCVCLAKAAGETLKLNMALILLPVCRKTLTGLRETWLGKLLPFDDNINFHKLIAVAIVIGTVIHTVAHLACNFIRISTCPPDTFQRIYGNLLPEQPSYMDLVLTIPGFTGIIMDVMMFFCFLLATHAFRRNVINLPWPLNHLAGFTSFWYAHHLLIIVYILLILHGYFLVFATFWYMKTTWMYLVIPMLCYSTERLLTSYDHNYRVNIVKAIIYTGNVLALYMSKPNGFKYKSGMYLFVKCPNISGFEWHPFSITSAPGDDYLSVHIRTLGDWTTALKNEFAKACEPPPQKPQVGSSASRAVRGNLVRLETKANVNVPVEEAQAIYPKIIIKGPYGAPAQDYRKYDVLLLIGLGIGATPFISILKDLLNHQREAVSSIKITYRLAXTLVTYAKQYIVXGFDDKVPDRAYFYWVTREQGSFEWFKGVMDDIAEYDKHNIIEMHTYLTCVHEEGDARSALIAMVQSLQHAKNGVDVVSQSRIRTHFSRPNWKRVFNTLATNHEAATVGVFYCGSQTLVKSLEGLAKEFTVETSTRFDFHKENF; encoded by the exons ATGAAAGGGGCAGATCTTGAGAGTGTTGAGATCGACCCAATGGACGGAAGCTCCGCAAGGAATAACGCAAGAACGACATCTATACATCAAAAGAATTCAATGGATAACAACGATGAAAAATCGATTGCAAATATGAAGAACCGAGCATCCAAACGTGTCCCTGGTATGAAAGATGATGGGCATAAACCTGGTGGTTTGCTACCAATGTTAAGCCGTACCTCTAGCAAAACCACATCTATTCGAAAGAGAGCGGTCCCACCATCTAGTGGTGGCCCACCTAAGATAGACCGGACAACATCAAGTGCTGCTAAAGGGCTTAATAGCTTGCGGTTTCTTGATAGAACCGTAACTGGTAAAGAAACGGATGCTTGGAGAGCGATTGAGGGACGTTTTAATCAATTTTCCGTTGATGGAAAGCTGCCTAGAGATAAATTTGGAATTTGTGTTG GAATGCGAGATAGCATCGAATTTGCAGGCGAATTGTACGATGCAATGGCTAGACGTCGAAATATAGATGCCGAAGGTGGCATTACAAAGGAACAAGTGAGAGAGTTTTGGGAAGAGATGACGAAAAAAGATCTTGATGCTCGACTAGGGATCTTTTTCGATAT GTGTGACAAGAACGGAGATGGAATATTATCAGAGGAAGAGGTAAAAGAG GTACTTATAATAAGTGCTTCTGCAAACAAGCTTTCGAATTTTAAGAATCAAGCCGGGACTTATGCAGCTCTAATCATGGACGAACTAGACCCCGACCATCGTGGCTACATAGag ATGTGGCAACTTGAAACACTCTTAACTGGAATGGTGTTAAAAAACAATGGTGATCAATCAAGCTCAACAGCAAAAAATACTAAAAAGAATCAAGATACAACAAATCTAGCAATGTCGATGATCCCACAAATGTATCGTAATCCCGTTAGCAGATGCATAAACGAAGGGTTCGAATTCGTACAAGATAACTGGAAAAGATTATGGGTAGTAACCGTATTCATCCTAGTTAACGTTCTTCTTTTCGCATGGAAATTTCGTCAGTATTCTTTGTTACCAACGTTTCAAGTAATGGGCTATTGCGTATGCTTAGCAAAAGCTGCAGGCGAAACCCTAAAACTTAACATGGCGTTAATTCTACTTCCGGTATGTCGAAAAACGCTGACTGGACTACGAGAAACATGGCTAGGAAAACTATTACCTTTCGACGATAACATCAACTTTCATAAACTTATCGCTGTTGCCATTGTTATCGGAACTGTAATTCATACTGTTGCGCATTTGGCTTGCAATTTTATAAGAATAAGCACGTGCCCACCCGATACTTTTCAACGTATTTATGGAAATTTGTTACCTGAGCAACCGTCGTATATGGATTTAGTACTCACAATACCTGGTTTTACGGGGATAATAATGGACGTAATGAtgtttttttgttttcttcttgcgaCACATGCGTTTAGGAGGAACGTTATTAATTTACCATGGCCGTTAAATCATTTAGCTGGTTTTACGTCTTTTTGGTACGCTCATCATCTTCTGATTATCGTTTACATCTTGCTCATCTTGCACGGTTACTTTCTAGTTTTCGCAACTTTCTGGTACATGAAAACA ACATGGATGTATCTCGTGATTCCAATGTTGTGTTACTCGACTGAGAGACTTCTTACATCCTATGATCATAACTACAGAGTTAACATCGTTAAG GCGATAATATACACTGGAAATGTGCTAGCACTGTATATGAGCAAACCTAATGGATTCAAATATAAGAGTGGGATGTACCTTTTCGTTAAATGTCCAAATATATCAGGTTTCGAGTG GCATCCATTTTCGATAACTTCAGCACCTGGAGATGATTACTTAAGTGTACATATTCGCACGTTAGGTGACTGGACAACAGCACTTAAAAACGAATTCGCAAAG GCTTGTGAGCCTCCACCACAAAAACCTCAAGTTGGTTCTTCTGCTTCAAGAGCCGTAAGAGGAAACCTCGTTCGATTAGAAACTAAAGCCAATGTTAATGTTCCTGTTGAAGAAGCACAAGCAAT ATACCCAAAAATTATAATCAAAGGACCGTACGGAGCACCTGCACAAGATTACAGGAAATATGACGTTCTTTTACTAATCGGTTTGGGTATTGGAGCAACTCCCTTCATTAGCATTTTGAAAGATCTCTTAAACCACCAAAGGGAAGCAGTAAGTAGTATTAAAATTACATACCGTTTAGCTTAAACATTAGTAACGTACGCTAAACAATATATTGTTTAGGGTTTTGATGATAAAGTTCCAGATCGAGCCTACTTCTATTGGGTTACAAGAGAGCAAGGATCGTTTGAATGGTTCAAAGGAGTTATGGATGATATTGCAGAATATGATAAACAT AACATAATTGAAATGCACACCTACTTAACATGTGTTCATGAAGAAGGTGATGCACGATCCGCGCTAATTGCCATGGTGCAGTCGTTGCAACATGCCAAAAATGGAGTTGATGTAGTCTCTCAAAGTCGG ATACGAACACATTTTTCAAGACCTAATTGGAAGAGAGTATTCAACACATTGGCAACCAACCATGAAGCAGCTACAGTTG GTGTGTTCTATTGTGGGAGCCAAACGCTCGTAAAATCGCTAGAAGGTCTTGCGAAAGAATTTACAGTGGAAACTTCAACTCGATTTGATTTCCACAAGGAGAATTTCTAA